A window of Suncus etruscus isolate mSunEtr1 chromosome 4, mSunEtr1.pri.cur, whole genome shotgun sequence contains these coding sequences:
- the HABP4 gene encoding intracellular hyaluronan-binding protein 4 isoform X1 codes for MKGALASPVAAAARAGSAMQESFGCVVANRFHQLLDDESDPFDILREAERRREQQPPPPRKRRDEAAGTRGCKSPAGAPAGHRAGAAAGGRRESQKERKGPPAPGPQRPVSPGQKRIPRRGEQQGWNGNKGTEVALEKVERRSYKEFRPYETERQVDFTPEKFTDEKPVDKFDGERPLRGHGSLRGDNQSRGRGGPGNRAYDSFDQRGKREFERHNGSDKTAVRTEDSIGGRGVRTWASGKETNDVEPLELMEEITVAEEVLGPLEDESPAKIPNLEVEGTQVQEMTLDEWKNLQEQTRPKPEFNIRKPESTVPSKAVVIHKSKYRDDMVKEDYEDEAHVFRKAANDITSQLEINFGSLSRPGRGARGGARGGRGRVRRAENYVPRAEVTQNIAPNPDDPEDFPALA; via the exons atgAAGGGCGCCCTGGCGAGCCCCGTGGCCGCGGCTGCCAGGGCCGGCTCGGCGATGCAGGAGAGTTTCGGCTGCGTCGTGGCCAACCGCTTCCACCAGCTGCTGGACGACGAGTCGGACCCGTTCGACATCCTGCGCGAGGCCGAGCGCCGGCGCGAgcagcagccgccgccgccgcgcaaGAGACGCGACGAGGCGGCGGGCACCCGCGGCTGCAAGAGCCCAGCCGGGGCGCCGGCGGGTCACCGAGCCGGAGCCGCGGCCGGCGGCCGGCGGGAGTCCCAGAAGGAGCGCAAGGGCCCCCCGGCGCCGGGCCCTCAGCGGCCGGTCAGTCCCG GCCAGAAGCGAATTCCCAGAAGAGGGGAGCAGCAGGGCTGGAATGGGAACAAGGGAACAGAAGTGGCTCTTGAAAAAGTAGAGCGGAGATCATACAAAGAATTTCGACCCTATGAAACTGAGAGGCAAGTGGACTTCACTCCAGAGAAGTTTACAGATGAAAA GCCAGTTGACAAGTTTGATGGAGAAAGACCTCTGAGAGGGCATGGCAGCCTAAGAGGGGACAATCAAAGCAGAGGAAGAGGTGGTCCTGGAAACAGAGCTTATGATAGCTTTGACCAGAGAGGGAAACGAGAATTTGAAAGACACAATGGGAGTGATAAAAC AGCTGTCCGAACCGAAGACAGCATCGGTGGACGTGGAGTTCGAACTTGGGCCTCAGGGAAAGAAACCAA TGATGTAGAGCCGCTGGAGCTGATGGAAGAGATCACAGTAGCAGAGGAGGTCCTGGGTCCCTTGGAGGACGAATCTCCAGCCAA aattccTAACTTGGAAGTAGAAGGAACTCAAGTTCAAGAGATGACCTTGGATGAGTGGAAAAATCTTCAAGAGCAGACCAGACCAAAGCCAGAGTTTAATATCCGGAAACCTGAGTCTACTGTCCCGTCCAAAGCAGTGGTGATCCATAAGTCCAAATACAGAGATGAT ATGGTGAAGGAGGACTATGAGGATGAGGCCCATGTTTTCCGGAAAGCAGCAAATGATATTACCTCCCAGCTGGAGATCAATTTTGGAAGCCTCTCCCGTCCTGGGCGTGGAGCCAGAGGTGGCGCCCGAGGAGGCCGAGGAAGAGTCAGAAGGGCAGAGAACTATGTACCCAGAGCAGAAGTG ACACAAAACATTGCTCCAAACCCGGATGATCCTGAAGACTTTCCTGCTCTGGCCTGA
- the HABP4 gene encoding intracellular hyaluronan-binding protein 4 isoform X2, protein MKGALASPVAAAARAGSAMQESFGCVVANRFHQLLDDESDPFDILREAERRREQQPPPPRKRRDEAAGTRGCKSPAGAPAGHRAGAAAGGRRESQKERKGPPAPGPQRPVSPGQKRIPRRGEQQGWNGNKGTEVALEKVERRSYKEFRPYETERPVDKFDGERPLRGHGSLRGDNQSRGRGGPGNRAYDSFDQRGKREFERHNGSDKTAVRTEDSIGGRGVRTWASGKETNDVEPLELMEEITVAEEVLGPLEDESPAKIPNLEVEGTQVQEMTLDEWKNLQEQTRPKPEFNIRKPESTVPSKAVVIHKSKYRDDMVKEDYEDEAHVFRKAANDITSQLEINFGSLSRPGRGARGGARGGRGRVRRAENYVPRAEVTQNIAPNPDDPEDFPALA, encoded by the exons atgAAGGGCGCCCTGGCGAGCCCCGTGGCCGCGGCTGCCAGGGCCGGCTCGGCGATGCAGGAGAGTTTCGGCTGCGTCGTGGCCAACCGCTTCCACCAGCTGCTGGACGACGAGTCGGACCCGTTCGACATCCTGCGCGAGGCCGAGCGCCGGCGCGAgcagcagccgccgccgccgcgcaaGAGACGCGACGAGGCGGCGGGCACCCGCGGCTGCAAGAGCCCAGCCGGGGCGCCGGCGGGTCACCGAGCCGGAGCCGCGGCCGGCGGCCGGCGGGAGTCCCAGAAGGAGCGCAAGGGCCCCCCGGCGCCGGGCCCTCAGCGGCCGGTCAGTCCCG GCCAGAAGCGAATTCCCAGAAGAGGGGAGCAGCAGGGCTGGAATGGGAACAAGGGAACAGAAGTGGCTCTTGAAAAAGTAGAGCGGAGATCATACAAAGAATTTCGACCCTATGAAACTGAGAG GCCAGTTGACAAGTTTGATGGAGAAAGACCTCTGAGAGGGCATGGCAGCCTAAGAGGGGACAATCAAAGCAGAGGAAGAGGTGGTCCTGGAAACAGAGCTTATGATAGCTTTGACCAGAGAGGGAAACGAGAATTTGAAAGACACAATGGGAGTGATAAAAC AGCTGTCCGAACCGAAGACAGCATCGGTGGACGTGGAGTTCGAACTTGGGCCTCAGGGAAAGAAACCAA TGATGTAGAGCCGCTGGAGCTGATGGAAGAGATCACAGTAGCAGAGGAGGTCCTGGGTCCCTTGGAGGACGAATCTCCAGCCAA aattccTAACTTGGAAGTAGAAGGAACTCAAGTTCAAGAGATGACCTTGGATGAGTGGAAAAATCTTCAAGAGCAGACCAGACCAAAGCCAGAGTTTAATATCCGGAAACCTGAGTCTACTGTCCCGTCCAAAGCAGTGGTGATCCATAAGTCCAAATACAGAGATGAT ATGGTGAAGGAGGACTATGAGGATGAGGCCCATGTTTTCCGGAAAGCAGCAAATGATATTACCTCCCAGCTGGAGATCAATTTTGGAAGCCTCTCCCGTCCTGGGCGTGGAGCCAGAGGTGGCGCCCGAGGAGGCCGAGGAAGAGTCAGAAGGGCAGAGAACTATGTACCCAGAGCAGAAGTG ACACAAAACATTGCTCCAAACCCGGATGATCCTGAAGACTTTCCTGCTCTGGCCTGA